The genomic window TGCACAAATTAATGAACCATCTTTCTGGGCAATCATTTGAGTGCTTTTCATACTATGGTTTATTTTTGCTGATGTTTGGCATTCAGAGGTACGATAGGAAGGTAATGATGGCATTGAAGTGACTAAGTCAGAGCTATTAGTATTCCAAAATGAAGGGTTACTTTCTTGAGTACTACCTGTTGGAAAAACATACCTTGAACCTAGGTTTCTACTACTTATAGTACTGCTTTGGGATTTTGTAGGCATTACTTGTTGACACTGAGAATCTTTTACAGTTTTACTAATCCTAGTGTTTGTTACAGGTTTATGAGGAGGGTGAGGTGCAATTAATTTGCCCTGAGTCTTGTTGGCTTCATTTGTAGTCTGTGGTCTACTGACagtgccttttttgtttttagatgTAATACCTGATTGGACTTTACAAGCCCTTGATCTTCGAATTAATTTTATTATCCCACTCCGTGGAATAGTTTTCTGAGTTTTAGAATCATTATTCCGGATAGGGAATTtgccttcctctttttttgaggTTATCCAGGCTTGTTTTGCAAAGCTTTTACCTGAAGGTACAAAAGAGTGCAAAGACACATTATCTGTTTCAGACATTTGTGTAGTAATATTTTTTGGGATAACAGAGTTACCCTTGGCGTTTTCATACTTCATTATTCCCAATATATCCTTGTGGTTTCCACAACTAGCAGAATTTATAGCACAAGTATGAACATTAACATTGCTGGTACTACTGACTTTGGTCTGAACAGAAGTTGGCTGTGATGATGCTAGTCCAGTTTTCAATgaattttctccatcttctttttctgtttggccAATTTCATCAAACCACCTCAGTTTTTTAATGCTCTTTTGAATTTCTGAGCCCTTTCCCTTTGCTTTTGTCAGCTCCACACTATCTCTGATTGCAGCTGCAGTTTGATTTCCTAAGCTGATGCCTCGATTTATAATTAATGCtttgaaataatcattttcatATTTGGATTCTTTCTTTAATATACTTTTGAGTAATTTCACTCCATTTCTCTCATGATTATtatgtttagatttttttggttgtCCAACTAAGTCAGAATTATTAGACAGTGATGGTGTGATTCcaactgttttctcatttttatctttcattgACATTTGGTCAGGGTTGTTATACATAAAAGAAGCACTAAGTGCAtctggaaataaaaaaggcaatgCCTGGTTATTACCCCCAAAGgttttcatcttttcatcttttatatctttcaaattGTCTAGCCCATCAGTACACTGGATTGGGCAAATTTCTTCTAAGTGCATattatttttttgcaaaaaacTAGTTGAATGTATATTACTATAAGTACTTTTATAGTTAGTCCATTGACTAGAAGGTAATATTACAGGTGTTGCCATAGGTATATTTGAAGCAGGTATTGAAGTGGTTCTGTTTGGTTGAGTTAATTCAGGACATTTATCATGTTCTGAAGATTGAACTGTTTCTCTTGTACTGGGACATGAAGTAGTCCAAGTTTTGCTGAATCTAAATGTTGGGCTCTCAGCAACTAATGGTCTCTCTCTTTTAAACATTCTAGAAGACAAAGAGTCAATTTTCCATATACTGAAGGTTTCTGAAGTTTTTTCAGCCTTTTTATCTTGTGCAAAAGTACATGGGCTATGTATAATGGCTACTGTATTATCAGAAGCATCTGTACTTCTTTCACCAATCCTATTTAGAGCAAATGATTTTAGTTTTGGATTATTAAAATGGTCGTTATGTTTATTTATAAAGTCTGGAAAAGGAGAGGCTGTCTGTGTATTTTGATCACCTAAGTTTATAAGCCAATTATTTATATGTTGAGTTTTAGAAAGATGCAATTCACCTGCATCAAAATAAACCTGATTTGTGGTCTGTGGACTCTGTGAATTATGAGAAACAGAGTTCTGCTGGGTTGCTGAAGACAGAGCTTTACTAAGTGTTGAGTAGATTTCTTCATGATCTCCAGCTTCAAGACTGTCTATACTTGACAGAGTTTCAGAATTTGTTAGTTGATTAACTTCTTCATGAagatcctgaaaaaaaaagaacaggcaaATTTAATGAAACACCTTAACATTTCAATGATTATTTAGCCTCATTTTCTTGGACACAGAGAAGTTTATTTGGGCAGTTATACACTTTGTATGGAAGTaatgtcataaaaggaaaagcaatagatttggaaaaggaagacatATATTTGAATCTTGGTTCAATTGCTATCCTTATGTGactgataaaaattcatttaacctctgtgaatctcagttttctcaattctaaaatCAGGAGCTTGATTAGATGACTTCAAATTtatcttccagctttaaatgtgTATTCTTGATTTAGTAGCATACAGTAAGAAACAGCTAAATCCAATTTTACCTAGGATCCTTGAgattaaaaaggaggaaaggaaaataattctttccctCTAAGGATGATGAATGAAAACTGAGTAGAAGGCTTTAACAAGAATTGAATTTGCTCCATAATTTATGTATTTCTCCAGAAAAGTTTGAGGTTCCCACTATACATTATTCTCACTAGGAAGCAACAGAGACTGAAGAACTAGATTTGGCCAGGAAAAAAAGGCTCAAGATCAATGTGATTAATGCTAGTGTTACCTATGTAATCTTCAAGTATGATCTAAGAAGCATAGTGCCcagtacacagtaagtgcttaatatttttTGATGATTGTATATTGTGGCAAATTGCACTGTTTTCCATACCTTGAACATGTCTTACATGCTTTCCTACCTTTATGTTTTTGATTACATGTTTCTATAAgactagaatatttttttcttttcttttggctgAATTCCTACTCATCCTTTAAAGTCCAATTCAAATGTTATCTTCTTCACAAAA from Sminthopsis crassicaudata isolate SCR6 chromosome 3, ASM4859323v1, whole genome shotgun sequence includes these protein-coding regions:
- the CEP126 gene encoding centrosomal protein of 126 kDa isoform X5 yields the protein MYQKHLSSRIYSDKDKQENIKISWAVGQEDSFQHNLEETQHLLEELHLSSVQDLHEEVNQLTNSETLSSIDSLEAGDHEEIYSTLSKALSSATQQNSVSHNSQSPQTTNQVYFDAGELHLSKTQHINNWLINLGDQNTQTASPFPDFINKHNDHFNNPKLKSFALNRIGERSTDASDNTVAIIHSPCTFAQDKKAEKTSETFSIWKIDSLSSRMFKRERPLVAESPTFRFSKTWTTSCPSTRETVQSSEHDKCPELTQPNRTTSIPASNIPMATPVILPSSQWTNYKSTYSNIHSTSFLQKNNMHLEEICPIQCTDGLDNLKDIKDEKMKTFGGNNQALPFLFPDALSASFMYNNPDQMSMKDKNEKTVGITPSLSNNSDLVGQPKKSKHNNHERNGVKLLKSILKKESKYENDYFKALIINRGISLGNQTAAAIRDSVELTKAKGKGSEIQKSIKKLRWFDEIGQTEKEDGENSLKTGLASSQPTSVQTKVSSTSNVNVHTCAINSASCGNHKDILGIMKYENAKGNSVIPKNITTQMSETDNVSLHSFVPSGKSFAKQAWITSKKEEGKFPIRNNDSKTQKTIPRSGIIKLIRRSRACKVQSGITSKNKKGTVSRPQTTNEANKTQGKLIAPHPPHKPVTNTRISKTVKDSQCQQVMPTKSQSSTISSRNLGSRYVFPTGSTQESNPSFWNTNSSDLVTSMPSLPSYRTSECQTSAKINHSMKSTQMIAQKDGSLICAQRSPLCEENSHSLKPIEEKVGFQWKEEHSAIGQNENAADSTSARRKINLESNENKQRALLEQRRQISNSTRQKCTEQPQNIIHPIQLSSSEPVQSLSGISNPLEVSESTAQFLMAENLVKTSVPEDKILTAMKSTQPYKPTLPLHKTQRLNIGALSFEEQKIIESLNHLNQRLHYVQEAIYKNPSIKSILQIASPLNSQPWTTSLSIGCSVSTEVQSQTQRKY
- the CEP126 gene encoding centrosomal protein of 126 kDa isoform X4, whose protein sequence is MLTGRSGARSPPRGSGTAPASPGPHWRSNFTQGNNLYQTRNMKIHLEKNLEEERQKLLQEQRICRSRARKYSIESNRRRKAFEEKRKKEEEKEHQIREQILQQRKQKLEEVTEKFQRAHVPSSQRRRTVYQKPVPRLEEALEQIQGFSLKQESNFSSSKRPTINWKTIDSAVASAVTKIEPMYQKHLSSRIYSDKDKQENIKISWAVGQEDSFQHNLEETQHLLEELHLSSVQDLHEEVNQLTNSETLSSIDSLEAGDHEEIYSTLSKALSSATQQNSVSHNSQSPQTTNQVYFDAGELHLSKTQHINNWLINLGDQNTQTASPFPDFINKHNDHFNNPKLKSFALNRIGERSTDASDNTVAIIHSPCTFAQDKKAEKTSETFSIWKIDSLSSRMFKRERPLVAESPTFRFSKTWTTSCPSTRETVQSSEHDKCPELTQPNRTTSIPASNIPMATPVILPSSQWTNYKSTYSNIHSTSFLQKNNMHLEEICPIQCTDGLDNLKDIKDEKMKTFGGNNQALPFLFPDALSASFMYNNPDQMSMKDKNEKTVGITPSLSNNSDLVGQPKKSKHNNHERNGVKLLKSILKKESKYENDYFKALIINRGISLGNQTAAAIRDSVELTKAKGKGSEIQKSIKKLRWFDEIGQTEKEDGENSLKTGLASSQPTSVQTKVSSTSNVNVHTCAINSASCGNHKDILGIMKYENAKGNSVIPKNITTQMSETDNVSLHSFVPSGKSFAKQAWITSKKEEGKFPIRNNDSKTQKTIPRSGIIKLIRRSRACKVQSGITSKNKKGTVSRPQTTNEANKTQGKLIAPHPPHKPVTNTRISKTVKDSQCQQVMPTKSQSSTISSRNLGSRYVFPTGSTQESNPSFWNTNSSDLVTSMPSLPSYRTSECQTSAKINHSMKSTQMIAQKDGSLICAQRSPLCEENSHSLKPIEEKVGFQWKEEHSAIGQNENAADSTSARRKINLESNENKQRALLEQRRQISNSTRQKCTEQPQGWSKCQKKTSACCSMKRRIRGKSQQMTSTFQ
- the CEP126 gene encoding centrosomal protein of 126 kDa isoform X2 → MLTGRSGARSPPRGSGTAPASPGPHWRSNFTQGNNLYQNMKIHLEKNLEEERQKLLQEQRICRSRARKYSIESNRRRKAFEEKRKKEEEKEHQIREQILQQRKQKLEEVTEKFQRAHVPSSQRRRTVYQKPVPRLEEALEQIQGFSLKQESNFSSSKRPTINWKTIDSAVASAVTKIEPMYQKHLSSRIYSDKDKQENIKISWAVGQEDSFQHNLEETQHLLEELHLSSVQDLHEEVNQLTNSETLSSIDSLEAGDHEEIYSTLSKALSSATQQNSVSHNSQSPQTTNQVYFDAGELHLSKTQHINNWLINLGDQNTQTASPFPDFINKHNDHFNNPKLKSFALNRIGERSTDASDNTVAIIHSPCTFAQDKKAEKTSETFSIWKIDSLSSRMFKRERPLVAESPTFRFSKTWTTSCPSTRETVQSSEHDKCPELTQPNRTTSIPASNIPMATPVILPSSQWTNYKSTYSNIHSTSFLQKNNMHLEEICPIQCTDGLDNLKDIKDEKMKTFGGNNQALPFLFPDALSASFMYNNPDQMSMKDKNEKTVGITPSLSNNSDLVGQPKKSKHNNHERNGVKLLKSILKKESKYENDYFKALIINRGISLGNQTAAAIRDSVELTKAKGKGSEIQKSIKKLRWFDEIGQTEKEDGENSLKTGLASSQPTSVQTKVSSTSNVNVHTCAINSASCGNHKDILGIMKYENAKGNSVIPKNITTQMSETDNVSLHSFVPSGKSFAKQAWITSKKEEGKFPIRNNDSKTQKTIPRSGIIKLIRRSRACKVQSGITSKNKKGTVSRPQTTNEANKTQGKLIAPHPPHKPVTNTRISKTVKDSQCQQVMPTKSQSSTISSRNLGSRYVFPTGSTQESNPSFWNTNSSDLVTSMPSLPSYRTSECQTSAKINHSMKSTQMIAQKDGSLICAQRSPLCEENSHSLKPIEEKVGFQWKEEHSAIGQNENAADSTSARRKINLESNENKQRALLEQRRQISNSTRQKCTEQPQNIIHPIQLSSSEPVQSLSGISNPLEVSESTAQFLMAENLVKTSVPEDKILTAMKSTQPYKPTLPLHKTQRLNIGALSFEEQKIIESLNHLNQRLHYVQEAIYKNPSIKSILQIASPLNSQPWTTSLSIGCSVSTEVQSQTQRKY
- the CEP126 gene encoding centrosomal protein of 126 kDa isoform X1 — translated: MLTGRSGARSPPRGSGTAPASPGPHWRSNFTQGNNLYQTRNMKIHLEKNLEEERQKLLQEQRICRSRARKYSIESNRRRKAFEEKRKKEEEKEHQIREQILQQRKQKLEEVTEKFQRAHVPSSQRRRTVYQKPVPRLEEALEQIQGFSLKQESNFSSSKRPTINWKTIDSAVASAVTKIEPMYQKHLSSRIYSDKDKQENIKISWAVGQEDSFQHNLEETQHLLEELHLSSVQDLHEEVNQLTNSETLSSIDSLEAGDHEEIYSTLSKALSSATQQNSVSHNSQSPQTTNQVYFDAGELHLSKTQHINNWLINLGDQNTQTASPFPDFINKHNDHFNNPKLKSFALNRIGERSTDASDNTVAIIHSPCTFAQDKKAEKTSETFSIWKIDSLSSRMFKRERPLVAESPTFRFSKTWTTSCPSTRETVQSSEHDKCPELTQPNRTTSIPASNIPMATPVILPSSQWTNYKSTYSNIHSTSFLQKNNMHLEEICPIQCTDGLDNLKDIKDEKMKTFGGNNQALPFLFPDALSASFMYNNPDQMSMKDKNEKTVGITPSLSNNSDLVGQPKKSKHNNHERNGVKLLKSILKKESKYENDYFKALIINRGISLGNQTAAAIRDSVELTKAKGKGSEIQKSIKKLRWFDEIGQTEKEDGENSLKTGLASSQPTSVQTKVSSTSNVNVHTCAINSASCGNHKDILGIMKYENAKGNSVIPKNITTQMSETDNVSLHSFVPSGKSFAKQAWITSKKEEGKFPIRNNDSKTQKTIPRSGIIKLIRRSRACKVQSGITSKNKKGTVSRPQTTNEANKTQGKLIAPHPPHKPVTNTRISKTVKDSQCQQVMPTKSQSSTISSRNLGSRYVFPTGSTQESNPSFWNTNSSDLVTSMPSLPSYRTSECQTSAKINHSMKSTQMIAQKDGSLICAQRSPLCEENSHSLKPIEEKVGFQWKEEHSAIGQNENAADSTSARRKINLESNENKQRALLEQRRQISNSTRQKCTEQPQNIIHPIQLSSSEPVQSLSGISNPLEVSESTAQFLMAENLVKTSVPEDKILTAMKSTQPYKPTLPLHKTQRLNIGALSFEEQKIIESLNHLNQRLHYVQEAIYKNPSIKSILQIASPLNSQPWTTSLSIGCSVSTEVQSQTQRKY
- the CEP126 gene encoding centrosomal protein of 126 kDa isoform X3, which translates into the protein MLTGRSGARSPPRGSGTAPASPGPHWRSNFTQGNNLYQTRNMKIHLEKNLEEERQKLLQEQRICRSRARKYSIESNRRRKAFEEKRKKEEEKEHQIREQILQQRKQKLEEVTEKFQRAHVPSSQRRRTVYQKPVPRLEEALEQIQGFSLKQESNFSSSKRPTINWKTIDSAVASAVTKIEPMYQKHLSSRIYSDKDKQENIKISWAVGQEDSFQHNLEETQHLLEELHLSSVQDLHEEVNQLTNSETLSSIDSLEAGDHEEIYSTLSKALSSATQQNSVSHNSQSPQTTNQVYFDAGELHLSKTQHINNWLINLGDQNTQTASPFPDFINKHNDHFNNPKLKSFALNRIGERSTDASDNTVAIIHSPCTFAQDKKAEKTSETFSIWKIDSLSSRMFKRERPLVAESPTFRFSKTWTTSCPSTRETVQSSEHDKCPELTQPNRTTSIPASNIPMATPVILPSSQWTNYKSTYSNIHSTSFLQKNNMHLEEICPIQCTDGLDNLKDIKDEKMKTFGGNNQALPFLFPDALSASFMYNNPDQMSMKDKNEKTVGITPSLSNNSDLVGQPKKSKHNNHERNGVKLLKSILKKESKYENDYFKALIINRGISLGNQTAAAIRDSVELTKAKGKGSEIQKSIKKLRWFDEIGQTEKEDGENSLKTGLASSQPTSVQTKVSSTSNVNVHTCAINSASCGNHKDILGIMKYENAKGNSVIPKNITTQMSETDNVSLHSFVPSGKSFAKQAWITSKKEEGKFPIRNNDSKTQKTIPRSGIIKLIRRSRACKVQSGITSKNKKGTVSRPQTTNEANKTQGKLIAPHPPHKPVTNTRISKTVKDSQCQQVMPTKSQSSTISSRNLGSRYVFPTGSTQESNPSFWNTNSSDLVTSMPSLPSYRTSECQTSAKINHSMKSTQMIAQKDGSLICAQRSPLCEENSHSLKPIEEKVGFQWKEEHSAIGQNENAADSTSARRKINLESNENKQRALLEQRRQISNSTRQKCTEQPQNIIHPIQLSSSEPVQSLSGISNPLEVSESTAQFLMAENLVKTSVPEDKILTAMKSTQPYKPTLPLHKTQRLNIGALSFEEQKIIESLNHLNQRLHYVQEAIYKNPSIKSILQIASPLG